In Oryza sativa Japonica Group chromosome 3, ASM3414082v1, one DNA window encodes the following:
- the LOC136355871 gene encoding uncharacterized protein, with protein MGHALQAPRGGEDTENTLRNVLEKVRQRCRKLAARLGCRSVGLDDVYQPGRLPPPLPQSARPSTARHSIRIEEREGVGGSSSSRIKQGRGKGKAPAPPSDDDDDEDEEDEDYVAPDAEEIDMSQLPDAPQGTQPTQYNLRSTRATKKRYTPGSQAIRRQRKK; from the exons ATGGGGCATGCCCTCCAAGCTCCGAGGGGTGGTGAGGACACGGAGAACACGCTCCGCAATGTTTTAgag aaagttcgtcaaaggtgccggaaacttgcagcaagattaggttgcaggtcggttggattggacgacgtgtaccaaccggggagactaccaccaccactacctcaaTCCGCGCGTCCAAGTACTGCTCGACACTCCATCAGAATAGAAGAGCGTGAAGGAGTtggtggctcgtcgtcgtcacgcattaagcaagggaggggaaaggggaaggcgccggctccacctagcgacgacgatgacgacgaggacgaggaggatgaggactacgtcgcaccagacgccgaggagatagacatgtcacagcttcccgacgcgcctcaggggacgcaacccacgcaatacaacttgcgatccactcgggcaacgaaaaagag gtacactccgggctcgcaagcaattcggcgccaacggaagaagtaa